Proteins co-encoded in one Polaromonas vacuolata genomic window:
- the ggpS gene encoding glucosylglycerol-phosphate synthase, with the protein MSFELVVVYHRQPYEEVIENGKVEFREPRSPNGIIPAIKGFFSQVDKAVWVAWKKSPAGKPVAFERRITVDDSFGNYDVVRLPLDAPHIHQFYHVTSKESLWPVINSFPWLYSSENTNWLMFREVNKRFAQAACEQAAQGAVVWIHDYNLWLVPKFIRDMRPDLKIAFFHHTSFPAADIFNILPWRDEIVESLLACDMVGFHIPRFSQNFCNIAQGLRCEITREDSDIPEPMRTMNSALSEPKVTTALHYKGRKIVIDTWPIGTSPDLIKETVESPEGLARTAKIRADLNAEILITSVSRVDYAKGGRQQLEAFERLLKRRPELIGRVKLLLVTVAAAEGMEVYRAEQTKIEQLVGRINGHFGTLNWTPIHLSTTPLAFEEVVCAYRASDIAWITPLRDGLNLVAKEFIAAKQGEDGVLILSEFSGAAMELKDAVLVNPFSLNSLDATLDQAIDMPLEEKRSRMRNLLEHVNKYDIKYWTQHVLDKFKSL; encoded by the coding sequence ATGAGTTTTGAATTAGTGGTGGTGTATCACCGCCAACCGTATGAGGAAGTTATTGAAAACGGAAAAGTCGAGTTCCGCGAACCCCGCAGTCCTAACGGCATCATCCCTGCGATCAAAGGATTTTTTAGCCAAGTCGATAAGGCTGTATGGGTGGCGTGGAAAAAGTCGCCAGCCGGAAAGCCGGTTGCATTTGAACGCCGCATCACAGTTGACGACAGCTTTGGCAACTACGACGTGGTTCGTTTGCCGCTAGACGCGCCGCATATCCACCAGTTTTATCACGTCACATCGAAAGAATCGCTGTGGCCTGTGATCAATTCCTTTCCATGGCTTTACTCCTCAGAAAACACAAATTGGCTGATGTTTCGCGAGGTCAATAAACGTTTTGCACAAGCCGCTTGCGAGCAAGCAGCGCAAGGCGCAGTGGTCTGGATTCACGACTACAACCTCTGGCTTGTACCCAAATTCATACGCGACATGCGGCCGGATTTAAAGATTGCATTTTTTCATCACACATCGTTTCCCGCAGCCGATATTTTCAATATCTTGCCGTGGCGCGATGAAATCGTTGAAAGCCTTTTAGCTTGCGACATGGTGGGTTTTCACATACCGCGGTTTAGCCAAAACTTCTGCAATATCGCGCAAGGTTTGCGCTGTGAAATCACCCGCGAAGACAGCGATATACCAGAACCCATGCGGACTATGAATTCGGCTTTATCAGAGCCAAAAGTCACAACTGCTTTGCATTACAAGGGCAGAAAAATTGTCATAGACACTTGGCCGATTGGAACTTCGCCAGACCTAATCAAAGAAACTGTTGAGTCGCCAGAAGGCTTGGCACGTACAGCCAAAATTCGTGCAGACTTAAATGCCGAAATTTTGATCACCTCAGTTAGCCGAGTTGATTACGCCAAAGGTGGACGTCAACAATTAGAAGCCTTTGAGCGCTTACTCAAGCGCCGCCCTGAATTGATTGGACGCGTGAAGCTGCTGCTGGTGACTGTCGCTGCGGCAGAAGGCATGGAAGTGTATCGCGCAGAACAAACCAAGATAGAGCAGCTAGTGGGCCGCATCAACGGTCATTTCGGCACGCTGAACTGGACACCGATTCATCTCTCCACCACGCCGCTAGCATTTGAAGAAGTCGTATGCGCTTATCGCGCCTCAGACATTGCTTGGATCACCCCTTTGCGCGACGGCTTAAATTTGGTCGCTAAGGAATTTATTGCTGCCAAGCAAGGTGAAGATGGTGTGCTGATACTGTCTGAATTTTCAGGTGCAGCGATGGAGCTAAAAGATGCGGTACTGGTCAATCCGTTCAGTCTGAACTCTTTAGACGCCACGCTAGATCAAGCGATAGATATGCCGCTGGAAGAAAAGCGTAGTCGTATGCGAAATTTACTTGAGCATGTGAACAAATACGATATCAAGTATTGGACGCAGCATGTTTTAGATAAGTTTAAATCTCTTTAA
- a CDS encoding HAD-IIB family hydrolase has product MQKTILATDLDGTFLGGTQQQCDALYQWISERRNEIVLIYVSGRSLATMQDVLTGLPLKPDHIIADVGTSVYSGPDHKPLAALTSWLDAGWPADAKAKIQAVLREHPNLVAQPVVEGRRMSCFYTDEALAHAARAPLQALGFDVLLSAHKYFDVLPQGVQKGPTLLRTLAALNLNPNRTLVAGDTLNDLSLFHTGLAGVAVANREPLLSQALVNLPHVHLSTEDGAAGVLEALQRFHSPSITA; this is encoded by the coding sequence ATGCAAAAAACTATTCTCGCCACCGACTTAGATGGCACATTTCTGGGTGGCACACAGCAGCAATGTGACGCCCTATACCAATGGATTTCCGAGCGCCGCAACGAGATCGTTTTAATCTACGTCAGCGGCCGCAGCTTGGCCACTATGCAAGATGTTCTAACCGGTTTGCCGTTAAAGCCCGACCACATCATCGCCGACGTAGGCACCAGTGTTTACAGCGGTCCGGATCACAAACCTCTGGCAGCGCTGACAAGCTGGCTGGACGCTGGTTGGCCAGCCGATGCAAAAGCAAAAATTCAAGCCGTGCTGCGCGAGCATCCTAACCTCGTCGCCCAACCAGTGGTCGAAGGTCGGCGTATGTCTTGCTTTTACACCGACGAAGCACTCGCACACGCCGCACGCGCGCCACTGCAAGCACTGGGTTTTGATGTGCTGCTTTCAGCGCATAAATACTTTGATGTGTTGCCGCAAGGGGTGCAAAAAGGCCCTACCTTGCTGCGCACTTTAGCGGCGCTAAACCTCAATCCAAATCGCACGCTAGTGGCTGGCGACACACTGAATGACTTGTCACTGTTTCATACCGGCTTGGCCGGTGTGGCGGTGGCCAACCGCGAACCGCTGCTAAGCCAGGCCTTGGTCAACCTGCCGCATGTTCACCTCAGCACAGAAGACGGCGCCGCCGGCGTGCTAGAGGCCTTGCAGCGCTTTCACAGCCCCAGTATTACGGCGTGA
- a CDS encoding mechanosensitive ion channel family protein, translated as MFEQMLEFLNQPIAGNAFFVWVKALLWVVLAVGLMRVVVPKVVAKLEVFALKTSSNWDDAAVNALVATRWRLIALMALGPASNELELIPIVERWSHGLALVALFIQIGLWIASFLDTWIRSARKQGLEIDPSATSALSMLSFIARAALWSILLMVLLSNFGFDVNTLVAGFGIGGIAIGLAVQNILGDLFASLSIVLDKPFQVGDFIIIDEYCGTVDNIGLKATRIRSLSGEMLVFSNADLTKARLRNYKSMEERRIVFNFSVTYATTTDQLEALPVILKTITESVDSVRFDRAHLKGFSPSGLDFELVYWMTTPDYNLYMDAQQIINLALLRKLSDDGVQLAVPIRSLVLDKDSKQPLAMHVLAPEV; from the coding sequence ATGTTTGAACAGATGCTCGAATTTTTAAACCAGCCAATCGCCGGAAATGCTTTTTTTGTTTGGGTAAAAGCCCTACTTTGGGTAGTTCTAGCAGTCGGTTTAATGCGGGTTGTAGTACCAAAAGTAGTCGCAAAACTGGAAGTTTTTGCATTAAAAACATCCTCGAATTGGGACGACGCTGCGGTCAATGCATTAGTTGCTACGCGTTGGCGACTGATCGCATTAATGGCATTAGGACCAGCGAGTAATGAGCTAGAACTCATACCGATAGTGGAGCGCTGGAGTCATGGGCTAGCACTCGTGGCGCTATTCATTCAAATTGGCTTGTGGATAGCATCATTTTTAGACACATGGATTCGAAGCGCACGTAAACAAGGGCTTGAAATCGACCCCTCAGCGACCAGCGCACTTTCCATGCTCAGCTTCATAGCGCGTGCGGCTTTGTGGTCAATACTGCTAATGGTTTTACTGAGCAATTTCGGCTTCGACGTCAACACACTGGTAGCTGGCTTTGGAATAGGCGGCATTGCGATCGGCTTGGCCGTTCAGAATATTTTGGGCGATTTGTTTGCCAGTCTTTCCATCGTGTTGGACAAACCGTTTCAAGTCGGCGACTTCATCATCATTGATGAGTATTGCGGCACGGTCGATAACATTGGTTTGAAGGCAACACGAATCCGCAGTTTAAGTGGTGAGATGCTGGTATTTTCAAACGCTGATTTAACCAAAGCAAGGCTGCGAAATTACAAATCCATGGAAGAGCGGCGCATAGTCTTTAATTTCAGCGTGACCTACGCGACCACAACCGATCAACTAGAAGCCTTGCCTGTGATTCTCAAAACGATCACAGAAAGTGTCGACTCCGTGCGATTTGATAGGGCTCACTTAAAAGGCTTTAGCCCATCGGGGCTGGACTTTGAACTGGTTTACTGGATGACCACGCCAGACTACAACCTTTACATGGATGCACAGCAAATCATCAATTTGGCATTGCTGCGAAAACTCAGCGATGACGGCGTGCAATTAGCTGTGCCGATTCGTTCACTGGTGCTAGATAAAGACAGCAAGCAACCACTGGCCATGCATGTGCTGGCGCCAGAGGTTTAA
- a CDS encoding carbohydrate kinase family protein, which translates to MTTKPAVQLCVAGLVYFEVFVPAIGLPAAGEEIFVNDIRLGLGGALNTASVASALGLSVRLAHPNGNGLSDIAIAQKISRLGISTLNWASRADPAISLVFSGVDDRAFVSAADITALADCNTLPSATWIHVPGLLEARYLAKPLAVAKAKGARISVSGSWAPDELAALSSLHGQPWDLLILNAKEAQLAVGDARKAPDLLLGAASNVVVTDGANGAFAYLNGRHVSCSGVPVMARDFTGAGDAFCAGLLNYLIRHPLGDNALAYACAVASRLLTQAGGVVENPAVLAGLEMK; encoded by the coding sequence ATGACTACAAAACCAGCAGTACAACTGTGCGTCGCGGGTCTTGTGTATTTTGAGGTTTTTGTTCCCGCCATTGGCCTGCCTGCAGCTGGTGAGGAAATCTTCGTCAACGACATCCGACTCGGCTTGGGCGGTGCGCTCAATACGGCTTCGGTCGCTTCAGCACTTGGGCTTTCTGTGCGACTTGCACACCCCAACGGCAATGGCTTATCCGATATTGCCATTGCACAAAAAATCTCCCGCTTGGGTATCTCCACGCTTAATTGGGCTTCTCGTGCCGATCCGGCTATTTCACTTGTGTTTTCAGGTGTCGATGACAGGGCTTTTGTGAGTGCGGCGGACATCACTGCGCTTGCCGATTGCAACACGTTGCCGTCTGCTACTTGGATACATGTTCCCGGTTTGCTAGAGGCGCGCTATTTGGCCAAGCCTTTGGCAGTCGCCAAGGCGAAAGGCGCGCGCATTAGTGTTTCAGGCAGCTGGGCGCCGGATGAACTTGCAGCGTTATCTTCGCTGCATGGTCAGCCTTGGGATTTGTTAATTCTCAATGCTAAAGAGGCCCAACTAGCCGTCGGCGATGCACGTAAAGCGCCTGATTTACTGTTGGGCGCAGCATCTAACGTGGTTGTGACTGACGGCGCTAATGGTGCTTTCGCTTATTTAAATGGTCGCCATGTCAGCTGCTCTGGCGTGCCGGTTATGGCGCGAGATTTCACCGGCGCCGGTGACGCTTTTTGTGCTGGTTTACTAAATTATTTAATCCGCCACCCGCTGGGTGATAACGCCTTGGCTTACGCCTGCGCGGTTGCCAGTAGGCTGCTCACGCAGGCCGGCGGTGTGGTGGAAAACCCGGCTGTTTTAGCCGGGCTGGAAATGAAATAA
- a CDS encoding PIG-L deacetylase family protein: protein MKNAMTAKALSLKDAYAWDDIERVVILSPHLDDAALSCGGLLNFLNGREASPLVISIYGGNPTPIKAKDGSLRVPQRKGHVNPRLRRREDVAAMRAANADFVHLGFADGIYRRSPLSNAFIYRHARERWESPRIDDLGHVEELFLVLSRLCLGLGRILLVSPMSIGRHVDHHIVALVALRLAEQGVSLIFYEDFPYVVDQDVGNGTKDDPSGALKRLGLEPAASLFMPVDVIAKASLISKYHSQIPALFDDAQGLLTALQGRRHEGEPCEFYWKARKPTTNTEKE, encoded by the coding sequence GTGAAGAACGCAATGACCGCCAAGGCCTTATCCCTAAAGGATGCCTATGCGTGGGATGACATTGAGCGGGTGGTGATTTTGTCCCCCCACCTTGATGACGCGGCACTGAGCTGTGGCGGCTTGCTTAATTTTCTCAATGGGCGTGAGGCCTCACCTTTGGTGATTAGTATTTATGGTGGCAATCCAACGCCTATCAAGGCCAAGGACGGCAGCTTGCGCGTGCCGCAGCGCAAAGGCCATGTAAACCCGCGCCTGCGGCGCCGCGAAGATGTGGCCGCCATGCGGGCTGCGAATGCTGACTTTGTGCATCTGGGCTTTGCCGACGGTATTTATCGCCGCAGTCCGCTGAGTAATGCGTTTATTTATCGCCATGCACGAGAGCGTTGGGAGTCCCCGCGTATTGATGATCTCGGTCATGTGGAGGAGTTATTCCTCGTGCTTAGCCGCTTGTGCCTTGGCTTGGGCCGCATTTTGCTGGTCAGCCCCATGAGCATAGGCCGGCATGTCGATCACCACATAGTGGCCCTTGTCGCGCTGCGGCTGGCTGAGCAAGGCGTGTCCTTGATCTTCTACGAAGACTTTCCTTATGTAGTGGACCAAGACGTAGGCAACGGCACAAAAGATGATCCCTCTGGTGCGCTCAAACGGCTTGGACTAGAGCCAGCCGCAAGCCTGTTTATGCCGGTAGACGTTATCGCCAAAGCCAGCTTGATCAGCAAATACCATTCACAAATACCCGCACTGTTCGACGACGCGCAGGGCTTGCTTACCGCCTTACAAGGGCGTCGGCACGAAGGAGAGCCCTGCGAGTTTTACTGGAAGGCCCGTAAGCCCACCACCAACACTGAAAAGGAATAA
- a CDS encoding SIS domain-containing protein — translation MNQTHMLREILEIPAMLRREAGNWQAQAKEIQTLRSNRPNVTLLGRGSSGNACTFGSYLFTLQTGRQPVEFRPWLTTQALPDADWSDNVAMAFSASGHSTDVTEALRWLKQRGALTVAVTGADGASPLADLADKVFRLRCGPELAVPATKSFVAQLFAVAALANYPVIEAAEQTATAMESLLKSDTVDKLATFLHGAQTTAWVARGPSYAGALDAALKTQESLGKTTVAYSSAEFLHGPIAMFHPQDRVVIFSDADETMASKQAVVTTLLARKVPFITIGSDATHEAGLPLELPKQRWARTAILAILSELVCEELAKRMGLDADAPADLNKVTLTM, via the coding sequence ATGAATCAAACCCATATGTTGCGCGAGATACTGGAGATTCCGGCCATGCTGCGCCGTGAAGCTGGCAACTGGCAAGCGCAAGCAAAAGAGATTCAAACACTGCGCAGCAATCGTCCGAATGTGACCTTGTTAGGCCGCGGTAGTTCTGGCAATGCCTGCACTTTCGGCAGCTACCTCTTTACTTTGCAAACCGGCCGGCAACCGGTTGAATTTCGGCCATGGCTCACCACGCAAGCATTGCCCGATGCCGATTGGAGCGATAACGTTGCCATGGCGTTTTCTGCCTCTGGTCACAGCACCGATGTCACCGAAGCCTTGCGCTGGTTAAAACAGCGCGGCGCTTTAACGGTAGCGGTGACTGGTGCTGACGGTGCTTCGCCGCTAGCCGATTTGGCCGATAAGGTGTTTCGACTACGCTGCGGACCCGAGCTAGCCGTGCCTGCCACCAAAAGCTTCGTGGCCCAATTGTTTGCCGTCGCAGCACTGGCAAATTACCCAGTTATCGAGGCCGCAGAGCAGACCGCTACCGCCATGGAAAGTTTGCTCAAAAGCGATACTGTGGATAAGTTGGCGACTTTTTTACACGGCGCGCAAACCACCGCTTGGGTGGCACGCGGCCCATCGTATGCAGGCGCTTTAGACGCTGCGCTGAAAACCCAAGAAAGCTTGGGTAAAACAACCGTGGCTTATTCCAGTGCAGAGTTTTTGCACGGCCCCATCGCCATGTTTCATCCCCAAGATCGGGTGGTGATTTTCTCTGATGCCGATGAAACCATGGCCAGCAAGCAAGCCGTCGTCACCACGCTGCTGGCGCGAAAAGTGCCTTTCATCACAATAGGCAGTGATGCCACGCATGAAGCTGGCCTACCGTTGGAGTTGCCTAAGCAGCGCTGGGCACGCACGGCGATATTAGCCATATTGTCAGAACTCGTATGCGAAGAGTTAGCCAAGCGCATGGGCTTGGATGCAGATGCTCCGGCTGACTTAAACAAAGTGACTCTGACGATGTAG
- a CDS encoding ABC transporter substrate-binding protein, whose protein sequence is MRKLLVNSLLAAAISACVSPVIAQDMTTLIAAAKKEGTVNSLGMPNDWANWKDTWAQITQKYGITHMDNDMSSAQEVAKFEAEKTNASGDIGDVGQAFGPIAKKKGLTLAYKPTTWKDIPAWAKDEEGHWAVAYTGTMAFISNNKLVKNPPKNWDDLLKGTYKVSVGEVGVAAQANSALLAVAIAKGGSEKNLEPAYKFFAELAKQGRLANIDPTTALLEKGEVEVGLMWDFNALGKRAIIDQKMFTVSIPLDGSVSAGYATIINKFAKNPNAAKLTREYIFSDAGQINLARGYARPIRSNVVLPQDAKDKMLPVAEYKNAKPIEDFAAWEATTKTIARQWQEQVMVYKK, encoded by the coding sequence GTGCGTAAATTACTTGTGAATAGTTTGCTAGCCGCCGCCATCAGCGCGTGCGTGAGTCCTGTCATTGCTCAAGACATGACAACTTTGATCGCTGCGGCGAAAAAAGAGGGCACGGTTAACAGTCTCGGTATGCCTAACGACTGGGCAAACTGGAAAGACACTTGGGCGCAGATCACCCAGAAGTACGGCATTACCCACATGGATAACGACATGAGCTCGGCCCAAGAAGTGGCCAAGTTTGAAGCCGAGAAAACCAATGCGTCGGGCGATATCGGTGATGTTGGCCAAGCCTTCGGCCCCATCGCCAAGAAAAAGGGTTTGACACTGGCCTATAAGCCCACGACTTGGAAAGACATACCCGCTTGGGCCAAGGACGAAGAAGGTCATTGGGCCGTGGCTTACACCGGCACCATGGCTTTTATCAGCAACAATAAATTGGTGAAAAATCCACCCAAAAATTGGGACGATTTGCTCAAGGGCACGTACAAGGTTAGCGTAGGTGAAGTCGGCGTTGCGGCCCAAGCCAATAGCGCTTTATTAGCCGTTGCCATTGCCAAAGGTGGCAGCGAGAAAAACTTAGAACCAGCGTATAAATTTTTCGCCGAGTTGGCCAAGCAAGGCCGTCTGGCAAATATTGATCCAACCACTGCATTGTTAGAAAAAGGCGAAGTTGAAGTCGGTCTGATGTGGGACTTTAATGCGCTCGGTAAGCGAGCCATCATTGACCAAAAAATGTTCACTGTATCTATTCCACTCGACGGCAGCGTCAGCGCAGGTTACGCCACCATCATCAATAAATTCGCAAAGAACCCAAATGCCGCCAAGCTCACGCGTGAATATATTTTTAGCGATGCAGGTCAGATCAACTTAGCCCGTGGTTACGCCCGTCCTATACGCAGCAATGTGGTGTTGCCGCAAGACGCGAAAGACAAAATGCTGCCAGTCGCTGAATATAAAAACGCCAAACCGATTGAGGACTTTGCCGCTTGGGAGGCAACAACCAAGACCATAGCGCGTCAGTGGCAAGAACAAGTGATGGTCTACAAGAAGTAA
- a CDS encoding ABC transporter permease: MNVISATVFADAVVSVKAKGQRFRHWRAVLILLPFVLLLTVFSLAPSAWLIVNSLKVDGDWSLANFSDILGSVFYRQAFGNSLWISVCSSLAGLALALVTAASLRRVDCTLRDITVAFTNMTANLSGVPLAFAFIIVMGTNGAVTLLLRKAGWLGGFDLYSQTGLILIYTYFQIPLALLLLYPAFDALEDDWQDSAALLGASRMTYWRCVGLPVLMPALLGTFVLLLANALGAYATAYALMSSNYNLVTIRISSLVVGDISLEPNLAAALSLMLTAMLVLVVLVNQYLLGKNHAK; the protein is encoded by the coding sequence GTGAATGTGATCAGTGCGACGGTGTTTGCGGACGCTGTGGTTTCAGTTAAAGCAAAGGGGCAGCGGTTTCGCCATTGGCGCGCCGTGTTGATACTGCTGCCATTTGTTTTACTGCTCACTGTGTTTTCTCTGGCGCCTAGCGCATGGCTAATTGTTAACAGTTTGAAAGTCGACGGCGACTGGTCGCTGGCAAACTTTTCTGATATTTTGGGTTCCGTTTTTTACCGCCAAGCCTTTGGCAATAGTTTGTGGATTTCAGTTTGTTCCAGCCTTGCTGGTTTGGCTTTGGCGCTGGTGACAGCTGCTAGCTTGCGCCGCGTTGACTGCACGCTGCGCGACATCACGGTTGCCTTTACCAATATGACGGCCAACTTAAGCGGCGTGCCGCTGGCTTTTGCTTTCATCATTGTTATGGGTACCAACGGCGCGGTGACACTGCTGCTGCGAAAAGCTGGATGGCTGGGTGGGTTTGATCTTTACTCGCAAACTGGCTTGATTCTTATCTACACGTATTTTCAAATTCCTTTGGCGTTGCTACTGCTTTATCCGGCGTTTGACGCACTAGAAGACGACTGGCAAGACTCTGCAGCCCTGTTGGGCGCGAGTCGAATGACTTACTGGCGCTGTGTTGGTCTGCCCGTATTAATGCCGGCTTTGTTAGGCACTTTTGTCTTGTTGCTGGCGAATGCCTTGGGTGCTTACGCCACGGCTTATGCGCTGATGTCGTCTAACTACAACTTGGTGACGATTCGAATTTCTAGTCTGGTGGTGGGTGATATTTCACTCGAACCCAATCTTGCCGCAGCGCTGTCTTTAATGCTCACTGCCATGCTGGTATTAGTGGTGTTGGTGAATCAATATTTGCTGGGGAAAAACCATGCAAAATAA
- a CDS encoding ABC transporter permease: MQNKPQKNLNTTQRYHRSVVFTFMTVMIFPVLATLLYSLSQRWGATVLPDSLTFDWYLQLWQDARFLHAFGNSLLLVLGTLVLCTVVIVPTAFVVFYYFPKLDRWMNILILMQFAVPPVVSSVGLLQLYADGPIPMVGTPWVLVGCYFTIALPFIYRALATGLQGLNVRDLMDAAHLLGASTPAAFLAIILPNIRKGLMAALFLSMSFLLGEFVFANMLVGSRFETLNVYLYSVRGTSGHFTSAIVMSYFLFTLFVTWLASRLSR; this comes from the coding sequence ATGCAAAATAAGCCGCAAAAAAATCTAAACACTACGCAGCGCTATCACCGCTCAGTGGTTTTTACTTTTATGACGGTAATGATTTTTCCGGTGTTGGCAACGCTGCTGTATTCCTTGTCGCAGCGTTGGGGCGCAACTGTCTTGCCAGACAGTTTGACCTTTGATTGGTATTTGCAGCTTTGGCAAGATGCGCGTTTTCTGCATGCGTTTGGAAATTCTTTGCTCTTGGTACTAGGCACTTTGGTACTTTGCACAGTCGTGATTGTGCCGACAGCTTTTGTGGTGTTTTATTATTTTCCCAAGCTTGATCGGTGGATGAATATTCTTATCCTTATGCAGTTTGCCGTGCCGCCTGTGGTCTCGTCCGTAGGCTTATTACAACTTTATGCCGATGGCCCAATCCCTATGGTGGGCACGCCTTGGGTATTGGTGGGTTGCTATTTCACGATTGCTTTGCCGTTTATTTACCGTGCGCTGGCCACTGGTTTGCAAGGCTTGAATGTGCGGGACTTGATGGATGCTGCGCATTTGTTGGGCGCGAGTACACCGGCAGCTTTCTTGGCTATTATTTTGCCGAATATTCGTAAAGGTTTAATGGCTGCGCTGTTCTTGTCCATGTCATTTTTACTTGGTGAATTCGTGTTTGCCAACATGTTGGTAGGCAGTCGATTTGAAACTCTCAACGTTTATTTGTACTCGGTACGCGGCACCAGCGGACATTTCACCAGCGCTATTGTGATGAGTTACTTTTTGTTCACTTTGTTCGTGACATGGCTGGCCAGCCGTTTGAGTCGTTAG
- a CDS encoding ABC transporter ATP-binding protein: MGFLEVSGLAKSYGQTRVFSNINLNIKEGELVTLLGPSGCGKSTLLRCIAGLTDLDQGSISVLGQDITSLVPQKRGIGMVFQSYALFPNLTVAGNIAFGLKMQGLPAQECEQRVADAVALVELQGQENKPVQQLSGGQRQRVALARALVVRPRILLLDEPLSALDARIRKNLQEEIRRIQLQLKLTTIFVTHDQEEAMLLSDRIFLMHGGHIVQHGSAESVYTRPASAFVAGFMGSYNLLGVSQSRALLGLEIKGQLAIRPESIYLVRSGQLGLPELGQQYPATVRHHQLLGNVIRYHLDVEGSSERLMVDELNRSSAYLLPAGAAVSLQFNRQELQEVQ; this comes from the coding sequence ATGGGTTTTCTTGAAGTCTCAGGCTTGGCTAAAAGTTATGGCCAAACACGCGTTTTCTCAAACATTAATTTAAATATTAAGGAAGGCGAGTTGGTGACTTTGCTCGGGCCCAGTGGCTGCGGTAAATCAACTTTGCTGCGCTGTATTGCCGGGCTGACAGATTTAGACCAAGGCAGTATTTCAGTCTTGGGCCAAGACATTACAAGCTTGGTGCCGCAAAAACGCGGTATCGGTATGGTGTTTCAGAGTTACGCGCTTTTCCCCAACTTAACGGTAGCGGGCAATATTGCTTTTGGTTTGAAGATGCAAGGCTTGCCGGCTCAAGAGTGCGAGCAGCGCGTGGCCGATGCAGTAGCACTAGTCGAGTTGCAAGGTCAGGAAAATAAACCTGTGCAGCAACTCTCCGGTGGTCAACGCCAACGTGTAGCGCTGGCGCGAGCTTTGGTCGTCAGACCGCGTATTTTGCTGCTCGACGAGCCGCTCTCGGCGTTGGACGCACGGATACGAAAAAACTTGCAAGAGGAAATTCGACGGATTCAATTACAACTCAAACTGACCACTATCTTTGTCACCCACGACCAAGAAGAAGCCATGCTTTTATCTGACCGGATTTTTTTAATGCATGGTGGCCACATCGTGCAACACGGCAGTGCTGAGTCCGTCTATACCCGTCCGGCCAGCGCTTTTGTTGCGGGTTTCATGGGCAGCTATAACCTTTTAGGTGTTAGCCAAAGCCGCGCATTGTTAGGCCTTGAAATCAAAGGCCAACTGGCGATACGACCAGAGTCGATTTATCTAGTCCGTTCGGGTCAACTTGGTTTGCCAGAGCTCGGTCAGCAATATCCGGCGACGGTGCGGCATCACCAATTGCTGGGTAATGTGATTCGCTATCACCTCGACGTAGAAGGCAGTAGCGAGCGCTTGATGGTCGATGAGCTAAACCGTAGTTCAGCTTATTTATTGCCTGCTGGCGCAGCAGTTTCATTGCAGTTCAACAGGCAAGAGTTGCAAGAAGTTCAATGA
- a CDS encoding alkaline phosphatase family protein encodes MNQSAQNKVILVLIDGLAWQTAHDGMGFLQGLCEAGRATLYKLNCALPSMSRPLYECVLTGAAPVDSGIVHNNVSRLSNQQSIFHLARDAGLSTAAAAYHWVSELYNRSPYEAQRDRFTNDQNLPIQHGMFYHVDDYPDSHLLLDAETLRLRHDPDFLLIHPMNTDDTGHRFGYDSPQYRNSGRRIDGLLSMLLPTWMAAGYQIIVTSDHGMNNDKSHGGVLPEERQVPLFTIGDGFSHEKAVPLEQTQICGIVADLLGIQHQKARQATLLA; translated from the coding sequence ATGAATCAAAGCGCGCAAAACAAAGTTATTTTGGTCTTGATTGATGGTCTGGCTTGGCAGACGGCCCACGACGGTATGGGTTTTTTGCAAGGACTTTGCGAGGCGGGGCGGGCCACGCTTTATAAACTCAATTGCGCATTGCCTTCCATGTCTAGGCCGCTTTATGAATGTGTGCTGACCGGTGCTGCGCCGGTTGATAGCGGCATTGTTCACAACAATGTGAGTCGCTTATCGAATCAACAAAGTATTTTTCATCTGGCGCGCGATGCGGGTTTAAGCACAGCGGCTGCGGCCTACCACTGGGTGAGTGAGTTATATAACCGCAGTCCTTACGAAGCCCAGCGCGACCGTTTTACTAATGACCAGAATTTACCGATTCAACACGGTATGTTTTATCACGTCGATGACTACCCAGATTCTCATTTGCTGTTAGATGCAGAAACTTTGCGGTTACGCCATGACCCAGACTTTTTATTAATTCACCCTATGAATACAGACGACACTGGTCACCGCTTTGGCTACGACAGTCCGCAGTACCGAAACTCTGGGCGGCGTATAGATGGCTTGCTGTCTATGCTGCTACCGACTTGGATGGCGGCCGGATACCAAATCATAGTCACCAGTGATCACGGTATGAATAATGACAAAAGCCATGGCGGTGTTTTGCCAGAAGAACGGCAAGTGCCGCTGTTTACTATTGGAGACGGCTTTTCACACGAGAAAGCTGTGCCCTTAGAACAAACGCAAATTTGCGGCATCGTCGCCGACTTACTCGGCATACAGCATCAAAAAGCTAGGCAAGCAACTTTACTGGCATAA